TGCTGGTTTATGTCACCAGGCAGCCCAGGCTAACCTGTTGCTGTGTCAGAGCCTCCTGAAACATTCATTAACTATTAGCTGAATCATTTACTGATGCGCTGACTGAGTTACACACCAGCATAATGGAGtatccaatgtttttttgtgtgtgtgtgtgtgtgtgtgtgtgtgtgtgtgtgtgtacgtgtgtgtacgtgtgtgcgcgtgcatgggTAACTGATAGGAAATGCGACGCCATTCAAGGAAGAAGAATGTTGTTTTGGCAGTGCTGCTTCTCATTGGGGGATTGTACTACATTAGCCATTCCTTCCTCATTGctgtgagtacacacacacacacacacacacacacacgatgacAGCGCAATGATTTTACTTTATGAGATGTAACACTCCCTcacacattttcactgtttctaGTGATTCATTAATATGCtatttcccttttaaataaacattaaaaattaaaagtgtaCACCCAAAACAAACTTGAAAGTGAAGCACTTACATGAAAGCATCACTTGTACTATACTCACTGTATTCACTGTACTTACTGTACACACTGTATTCACTGTACATGCTGTACTGACTGTACTAGCACTGCTCTTGCATTACAAAGTGCAAAACATCAAAGGTTGTACTTTATTTCACACCCTTCAGTTCATGGGAAACAATAGGAcggttttcattaaccctcaaattgtgcaaatttattttgcaaatataaaattgttgccctcacatgaggtggtatttcagccagtgtgaaaaagccatattttgcaaaactgcaatatgaacacttttttggcttttctaggtcccATGATAttatggctgtgtgcttgtcagtaggagctggctccctcatgatgcagcaggagctacaagagctgttattgcatcacataactcttcaaaagttaagcggatcatctggaagttttgaatccacaattcctctgtgaaatcatggactatcatctcacagaaatccctcatacgtggccgcttccacgtataaggggctcgctttccattatcgctccacAAAACCGGCCTTGTGTGGCATAATAACGCTGTCTAACAAATGATTTctataatacaataaatgtgtgttttttgcaggaTCCAACAAAGCCACAGGAAGTGATTCCAGTTGAGTTAAGCTGGCAGGCAGAGAGGTTGGTAAAGAAGGATTCCTGGGTGGAACAGGGAGACTACCTACCTCTCAATGTGTCCTATCAGCTGCTTGCTGGAGCCCCATCTGCTCAGCAGAGTGAGTTACACATTATCCCTTTTTTGGTACATTAGAGTGAAAGCTGGATTGATGTGATGGTCATTAATATTGCGCAAAAGTTATTTCTAAGTTGCAGTAACTAGAAACTAgagtggtgaaagaagtattcagattttttactcaagtaaaagtacttaaaccacactgtaaaaatactccattacaagtaTATAAGAAAGCACCACATTCAAAATcctactaaagtaaaagtatgtaagtattatcagcaaaatgttctgAAAGCATTAAAAGTAGTCACTGTGTAATAAAATGTTTCCTGTCTGATtctatctgatgtttttggattgataatgtttatgttacattttactgCCGTGGGTGTTTAAGGTTGTGCTCATTTGAACACTTAGAGAATGATGTCACCTGTCAGAGGGCGCAGTAGAGTTATGACAGCCTGATACCCACTGCAGGACCTCATGATAGGTCAAAACATGATTTACTGTAGCATGAGTCGTGGGCCGCTGGAGGAATGCTAACCCAACAGTTTGATGTTGCTGAATGATATAAAAACCCCacagatttgacttttttttgtcctgacaTGTTTCAGGGTATTTATCTATTGGAATATCATCAGTGAAGAGGAAGAAGGGCAGCTATCTCATCCCTACCTTGCAGTCTCTCTTCTCCCAGTCGTCTCCTGGGGAGCGCTCCTCCATGgtggtggtgctgctgctggcagaTTTTGACGTTGTCTGGAGAGTAGGCACAGTGCAGGAGATCAAAACTACATTTGCTGTGGAGCTGGAACAAGGCCAGCTGGTGGTCCTCCATGTTCCACAGGATGTGTATCCTCCTATTACAGGTGTAGTGCACAAGTGCTTCTACTAATGTACAATTTCATTTACACAGGGGTGTAAATAATGGGGGTAGGGGGAGTTTTTCAGAAGGCAGTATTGGGCCCCTCCACTTTCTACAGTATAAGctaactttatatttaaataacagGGCTGTCCCAAATACCATTTTTTGGGCTCCAGAGCTTCGGCATTTATCAACATCAAATAATAGGAGCTTCAGTCAGCAACTCAGGCCCCCTGGTCTTCTACTTCttctactgctgctgctccatcttcttcttctgatTTATGGCAGGTGATAACTGGCATTTAAGGTGCATTACCAACCCACTCTAAAGAGCGCATGGGTTGTTTAATTACATTGAGGATTTAACGAACATGTCACTATTGAGGACATTTATATTGAGGTAACTATCACTGTGGTTTTATGGCTCTGCCCTACCAAAGCCCTTCAAAGACATAAACAGTTGTGATAGTGATTGGGTCTATagcataaactgtataaataatattgatttattgcaACTAGCTAAAAGGGGGTATATCTCCACCTACTGTGGaggagtcggacatacttctgtcaataatcTCAGCAATCTCCCCAGTGCTATGTGGGGGAGAATCCCAGTGTATACTGGGACAGAGACAGTAGTCAAGTAGTATTCAATGACCTAATCAAGCTATAACCATAGCTCATAAATGTACTGACTGATACacgtctctctgtttctcctgcAGGTCTAAAGAGGAACTATAACGATGCCCCAGAAAGGGTATCGTTCCGCTCAAAGCAGAACCTGGATTACTCCTTCCTGATCCACTACAGTGCTGGTCTTGGCAGATACTACCTCCAGCTGGAAGACGATGTCTTCTCCGCAAAAAATTTCCTCTCCACCATAAAGAGGCGCGTTGAGGAGCAGGAGGTAAAGAAGACCACCTGGACAATGCTGGAATTCTCAGCTCTGGGCTACATTGGGAAACTCTACAAATCAGCCCACCTTCCTCTGCTGGCACgattcctcttcctcttctacCAGGAAATGCCCTGCGACTGGTTGATGTCTCACTTCCGAGTGTTGCTAACTCAGAAAGAGACAATCATCTTCAAACCCTCGCTGTTCCAACACATGGGGACTTTCTCCTCGTTCCAAGGGACATACAACAAGCTGAAGGACAAGGACTTTGAGGAGGACTTCTACAGCAATCCTTCGGCAGAGGTTTATTCTGACATGTCCGCCTATAAGAAACACATCCCCAAACTGGCATGGGATGCTGGAGAGGGCTTTTTCTGGGGACGCTCCCCGGAAAGTGGAAATTACCTGACTGTGGTGTTCACAGACCCTGCAGTGCTGACAGGGATATTTGTGGAAACAGGATCAGGGGGCAAAGACCTCCTGGAGTCAGCTCAGGTGGAGTTAGGCCATGACGTGATCAACACAGAGAAACAGGAGAAGAGCTGTAAAGAGTTCCAGTCACTGGGGACGTTAGAGAACGGGAAGTTTGAGATGCAAGAGATGGACAAAATGTATCCCACTGCCTCCTCCTGTCTGAGGATAAAAGTCACAGTGGGGCAGAAGGATTGGGTGATCATTAAGAAAATCAGGGTCACAACAAAACTGAGTAAACCTCCGAACCAGTCCAAGGAGTGAAATTTTTCTCTCCTGCCAGTTGAATAATTTGTTTGACCTGCTGTACTGTGTACACAGACTGAACACGTGACTTTTGTGCCTTCAGTTATTCAGTGCTGAATGAAAGAGTGTGAAGCTTCTGTTGatatgaaaatgtttgatgaaGCTTTGTGAGAACTTGTTGGATCTCTTCAACAAGAGGAGATATGCAAAGTTCACATCAGCTACAGTATAAGCAAGCAACTCCAGGGGCCAGATAAATGAACGATGCGTATACTTTTCCCAACGCATAAACTGGTATTCATTTGG
The DNA window shown above is from Plectropomus leopardus isolate mb chromosome 8, YSFRI_Pleo_2.0, whole genome shotgun sequence and carries:
- the zgc:101663 gene encoding alpha-1,3-mannosyl-glycoprotein 4-beta-N-acetylglucosaminyltransferase C, whose protein sequence is MRRHSRKKNVVLAVLLLIGGLYYISHSFLIADPTKPQEVIPVELSWQAERLVKKDSWVEQGDYLPLNVSYQLLAGAPSAQQRYLSIGISSVKRKKGSYLIPTLQSLFSQSSPGERSSMVVVLLLADFDVVWRVGTVQEIKTTFAVELEQGQLVVLHVPQDVYPPITGLKRNYNDAPERVSFRSKQNLDYSFLIHYSAGLGRYYLQLEDDVFSAKNFLSTIKRRVEEQEVKKTTWTMLEFSALGYIGKLYKSAHLPLLARFLFLFYQEMPCDWLMSHFRVLLTQKETIIFKPSLFQHMGTFSSFQGTYNKLKDKDFEEDFYSNPSAEVYSDMSAYKKHIPKLAWDAGEGFFWGRSPESGNYLTVVFTDPAVLTGIFVETGSGGKDLLESAQVELGHDVINTEKQEKSCKEFQSLGTLENGKFEMQEMDKMYPTASSCLRIKVTVGQKDWVIIKKIRVTTKLSKPPNQSKE